In Chelonoidis abingdonii isolate Lonesome George chromosome 15, CheloAbing_2.0, whole genome shotgun sequence, the following are encoded in one genomic region:
- the LOC116839330 gene encoding scavenger receptor cysteine-rich domain-containing protein DMBT1-like yields MTDLSDNGILLKLIHEKEIANTLRCELKKRVESTILTSETTTTTPETTTTTTPEPTTTFQIMSDDLVLGLANGPNHCAGRVEILHFGGWVKVCGDLWDMNDARVVCRQLGCGEPVAALRNSYFGEGWASPWMANVSCTGSEDFLWFCSYEHPRYSCGVYGDASVICAVYVTFLAKIYFKYVNHNLKESSLGVDVDYSGSGLTAPPETGTPGYTPLWPWYTTAAKYTCGGVLQYSSGTFQSPFYPGNYPNNADCVWEIEAMSNYRVTLSFSDIETEGGTCQYDYIEIYDGPLHTSPLLGKICHGSYLSYTSSSNLMTVRFHSDSSVTNRGFRADYYIIPADQNTVLLCLPEYMHAVVKKAYLLSQGYTAENVSLNDPYCKPKITTNDIIFNIPYNGCGTKREGNSNTIMYSNLIKATSSGYIIKREKDLHLHVNCKMLQNTWKEIMYVAQDVAEDVTEVNETQYSRYNVTISFYKSPSFSRPVYDSPYYVRLNQNLFLQASIHSSDPNLVLFLDTCVASPDPNDFTTVTYDIIRRGCARDPTYGTYYSPYSSIVRFKFNSFKFVNQYSSVYLQFKMVVCRVYDYSSRCYQGCIPRSKRDTSSYQEKVDVVVGPIELWKEGTENRNAELDYSEHQEDVDSRGSLTTTASHSQAPFIVTAVVLAAVVFTLVGFLLKSKLKRPIPYEIM; encoded by the exons ATGACGGATTTGTCTGACAATGGAATTCTCCTAAAACTAATCCATGAGAAAGAAATTGCAAACACTTTGAGGTGTGAGCTGAAGAAAAGAGTTG AGAGCACTATACTCACTTCTGAAACTACTACAACCACACCTGAGACCACTACAACTACGACGCCAGAGCCAACCACCACTT ttcaaataATGAGTGATG ATCTGGTGCTAGGACTTGCAAATGGTCCAAACCACTGTGCAGGTCGTGTTGAAATCCTTCACTTTGGAGGCTGGGTAAAAGTTTGTGGTGATTTGTGGGACATGAATGATGCACGAGTTGTGTGCAGGCAACTGGGCTGTGGCGAGCCTGTTGCTGCTCTGAGAAATAGCTATTTTGGTGAAGGCTGGGCAAGTCCTTGGATGGCTAATGTGAGCTGCACTGGTTCTGAAGACTTTTTGTGGTTTTGCTCTTATGAACACCCACGCTATTCATGTGGTGTTTATGGAGATGCTAGCGTTATATGTGCAG TATATGTCACATTCTTAGCTAAAATATACTTTAAGTATGTAAACCATAATTTAAAGGAAAGTTCATTAGGTGTTGATGTAGATTATAGTG GTTCTGGACTAACAGCGCCTCCAGAAACAG GAACACCGGGATACACTCCATTGTGGCCCTGGTACACTACCGCTG CAAAATATACTTGTGGTGGTGTCCTTCAGTATTCATCTGGGACATTTCAAAGTCCATTCTATCCTGGGAATTATCCAAACAATGCAGATTGTGTGTGGGAAATAGAAGCAATGAGCAATTACCGTGTGACACTTTCATTTAGTGATATTGA GACAGAAGGTGGTACATGCCAGTATGATTATATTGAGATCTATGACGGGCCACTCCATACTTCTCCTTTACTGGGGAAAATTTGTCATGGTTCCTATCTGTCATATACATCATCCTCAAACTTGATGACAGTTCGATTTCACAGTGACTCAAGTGTAACAAACAGAGGGTTTCGTGCTGACTATTATATCATTCCAGCAGATCAGAATACTG TTCTTCTGTGCTTGCCTGAATATATGCATGCAGTTGTTAAGAAAGCCTATCTCCTCTCACAAGGCTACACTGCAGAGAATGTCAGCTTGAATGACCCTTATTGTAAACCAAAGATTACAACAAATGATATTATATTCAACATCCCATACAATGGTTGTGGCACAAAACGAGAG GGAAACAGCAATACTATCATGTATTCCAACTTGATCAAAGCAACCTCTTCTGGTTACATAATCAAAAGGGAAAAAGATCTTCATTTGCATGTCAACTGCAAAATGCTCCAAAACACATGGAAAGAAATCATGTATGTTGCTCAGGATGTGGCTGAGGACGTTACTGAGGTCAATGAAACTCAGTACAGCAGATACAACGTGACCATTTCATTTTATAAATCACCATCCTTCTCAAGACCAGTGTATGACTCTCCATACTATGTTAGATTGAACCAGAATTTATTCCTTCAAGCTTCAATTCACAGCTCTGACCCAAATCTGGTGTTGTTTTTGGACACATGTGTTGCATCACCTGATCCCAATGATTTTACAACAGTAACCTATGACATTATCAGGCGTGG atGTGCTAGAGATCCTACATATGGTACATATTATTCACCCTACAGCTCCATCGTACGCTTCAAATTTAATTCCTTCAAGTTTGTTAACCAATATTCATCAGTTTACCTGCAGTTCAAAATGGTAGTGTGCAGGGTATATGATTATTCATCCCGATGCTACCAGGGCTGCATACCCAGGTCCAAAAGAGATACAAGCTCTTACCAAGAAAAAGTGGATGTTGTTGTTGGGCCAATTGAGCTTTGGAAAGAAGGCACTGAGAACAGGAATGCTG AGCTGGACTATTCTGAACATCAGGAAGACGTGGATTCCCGTGGTTCACTTACCACCACTGCCAGTCATTCCCAGGCTCCATTTATTGTTACAGCTGTGGTGCTTGCAGCTGTTGTTTTCACTCTTGTTGGGTTTCTTTTGAAAAGTAAACTGAAGAGACCGATTCCATATGAGATAATGTGA